From a region of the Alnus glutinosa chromosome 1, dhAlnGlut1.1, whole genome shotgun sequence genome:
- the LOC133869508 gene encoding uncharacterized protein LOC133869508 isoform X1: protein MSLAPSAFLFINILLLLLRSLIHSVYATSHTIPINGTCDDTCGTVPIKFPFGTGFGCGHPDFARYIKCSSGTLQFSTGTGIYTISSIDYPSNTIIVADPLMSTCSSMQNSGSFSLDRASPFTITADDIFVLLGCSTTSPVFDLDEDLCDTGSGSRICSGLYSCKGVTGIGLPQNAPSSTCCVYDSPVGLGSGYALDLPKLQCSSYTSIYGFGDEGDPMKWKFGISLQYNNSYYTDTCKDCEASGGLCGFAGLDQSFACICRNGVKTTNNCLGRGYAWSGTRGLKIQKKSMLGVGFWLSWMLLFLWSL from the exons ATGTCACTCGCCCCCAGTGCATTTCTCTTCATCAACATCCTGCTCTTGCTCTTGCGCTCCTTAATTCACTCTGTCTATGCAACTTCCCACACCATCCCAATTAATGGCACCTGTGATGACACATGTGGCACTGTCCCCATAAAGTTCCCATTTGGCACCGGATTTGGATGTGGGCATCCTGACTTTGCAAGATACATAAAATGCAGCTCCGGGACACTCCAATTCTCTACCGGCACCGGCATTTACACGATTTCCTCCATCGACTACCCAAGCAACACCATAATTGTTGCAGATCCCCTCATGTCAACCTGTTCTTCAATGCAAAACTCTGGAAGCTTCAGCTTAGACAGGGCCAGCCCATTCACTATAACAGCAGATGATATCTTTGTTCTGCTCGGGTGCTCGACAACGTCTCCTGTATTTGATCTTGATGAAGATCTGTGTGATACTGGGTCAGGCTCTCGTATTTGTAGCGGGCTGTATTCTTGCAAGGGAGTGACAGGCATTGGGTTGCCTCAAAATGCACCCAGTTCCACATGTTGTGTCTATGACTCCCCAGTTGGCCTTGGTTCAGGTTATGCATTGGACCTTCCCAAGCTCCAGTGTTCATCGTATACATCAATTTATGGGTTCGGGGATGAGGGGGATCCGATGAAGTGGAAATTCGGAATTTCTTTGCAGTATAACAATTCCTACTATACGGATACATGCAAGGACTGTGAAGCGAGTGGAGGTTTGTGCGGTTTTGCTGGTTTGGATCAGTCATTTGCTTGTATTTGTAGAAACGGGGTAAAAACCACCAACAATTGCCTTGGAAGAG GGTATGCTTGGAGCGGGACACGGGGactaaaaattcaaaagaagtCGATGCTTGGAG TAGGATTTTGGCTCTCGTGGATGTTGCTATTCCTTTGGAGCTTATAG
- the LOC133869488 gene encoding protein root UVB sensitive 3: protein MSMEASSSEIILEEWNGSSSTKLSRTATITASPSLTIQRSGGRFNHVWGRFLQAFVPEGFPSSVTPDYVPFQVWDLLQGLSTYIRTMLSTQALLSAIGVGEKSATVIGATFQWFLRDLTGMLGGIIFTFYQGSNLDSNAKMWRLVADLMNDLGMLMDLVSPLFPSAFLLVVCLGSLSRSFTGVASGATRAALTQHFALQSNAADISAKEGSQETVATMIGMALGMLLARITMGHALAIWFSFLSLTLFHMYANYKAVRCLALTSLNAERSSILLQHFVETGQVLSPEKVSRTEHVLPVWTTSWSSKSAKHMHMQIHFGVRVSSFNHLELMDLLHSAGSHYKKAKYLLVEKKGIVSVILHKDSTAADGLESFFHALVMANLAEKSRSVHLESQSWMDKQYGVFIQKLRSSGWKTERLLSHSIIWKANWICGPLDSKID, encoded by the exons ATGTCGATGGAGGCATCGTCGTCGGAGATCATATTGGAAGAATGGAATGGCTCTTCTTCCACCAAGCTCTCAAGAACTGCCACTATTACAGCCTCCCCTTCTCTCACCATCCAAag GTCCGGTGGCCGATTCAACCATGTTTGGGGACGGTTTCTCCAAGCATTTGTGCCCGAg gGTTTTCCTAGCAGTGTGACTCCAGATTATGTACCTTTTCAAGTCTGGGATTTACTGCAG gGTCTTTCCACGTACATTCGGACCATGCTTTCTACACAA GCTCTTCTCAGTGCTATTGGGGTCGGTGAGAAATCCGCAACTGTAATTGGTGCCACATTTCAG TGGTTTTTGAGGGACCTAACTGGAATGCTTGGAGGCATTATATTCACATTCTACCAG GGCTCAAACCTGGATAGCAATGCCAAAATGTGGCGTTTGGTTGCAGATCTCATGAATGATCTTG GAATGTTGATGGACCTCGTTTCCCCTTTGTTTCCTTCAGCTTTCCTGCTTGTGGTTTGCTTGGGGAGCCTATCACGATCATTCA CTGGCGTTGCAAGTGGAGCAACTAGAGCTGCTTTGACACAGCATTTTGCCCTTCAGAGTAATGCCGCAGATATATCTGCCAAG GAAGGAAGTCAAGAGACTGTGGCAACAATGATTGGCATGGCTTTGGGAATGCTTCTTGCTCGCATTACAATGGGGCATGCACTAGCtatttggttttcttttctgtCTCTCACCCTGTTCCACATGTATG CAAACTACAAGGCTGTCAGGTGCCTTGCATTGACTTCATTAAATGCTGAGAGGAGCTCAATTCTTTTGCAGCATTTCGTGGAAACTGGCCAAG TCCTCTCACCTGAAAAAGTCTCTAGGACGGAGCATGTTCTACCCGTGTGGACCACTTCATGGAGCTCAAAGAGTGCTAAACATATGCACATGCAAATACACTTTGGTGTGAGGGTGTCTTCATTTAATCACCTGGAACT GATGGACCTGTTGCATTCTGCTGGATCTCATTATAAGAAAG CAAAGTACTTGCTAGTGGAGAAGAAGGGTATCGTCAGTGTTATTCTGCATAAAGACTCGACAGCTGCGGATGGCTTGGAGTCATTTTTTCATGCACTTGTTATGGCAAATCTTGCGGAGAAAAGCAGGTCTGTACATTTGGAGAGCCAATCATGGATGGATAAACAGTATGGAGTTTTTATTCAAAAG CTAAGGTCCTCAGGTTGGAAAACAGAACGGCTCCTATCACATTCTATCATTTGGAAGGCCAACTGGATCTGTGGGCCTTTAGATTCAAAGATTGACTAG
- the LOC133869508 gene encoding uncharacterized protein LOC133869508 isoform X2, translating to MSLAPSAFLFINILLLLLRSLIHSVYATSHTIPINGTCDDTCGTVPIKFPFGTGFGCGHPDFARYIKCSSGTLQFSTGTGIYTISSIDYPSNTIIVADPLMSTCSSMQNSGSFSLDRASPFTITADDIFVLLGCSTTSPVFDLDEDLCDTGSGSRICSGLYSCKGVTGIGLPQNAPSSTCCVYDSPVGLGSGYALDLPKLQCSSYTSIYGFGDEGDPMKWKFGISLQYNNSYYTDTCKDCEASGGLCGFAGLDQSFACICRNGVKTTNNCLGRGYAWSGTRGLKIQKKSMLGGFWLSWMLLFLWSL from the exons ATGTCACTCGCCCCCAGTGCATTTCTCTTCATCAACATCCTGCTCTTGCTCTTGCGCTCCTTAATTCACTCTGTCTATGCAACTTCCCACACCATCCCAATTAATGGCACCTGTGATGACACATGTGGCACTGTCCCCATAAAGTTCCCATTTGGCACCGGATTTGGATGTGGGCATCCTGACTTTGCAAGATACATAAAATGCAGCTCCGGGACACTCCAATTCTCTACCGGCACCGGCATTTACACGATTTCCTCCATCGACTACCCAAGCAACACCATAATTGTTGCAGATCCCCTCATGTCAACCTGTTCTTCAATGCAAAACTCTGGAAGCTTCAGCTTAGACAGGGCCAGCCCATTCACTATAACAGCAGATGATATCTTTGTTCTGCTCGGGTGCTCGACAACGTCTCCTGTATTTGATCTTGATGAAGATCTGTGTGATACTGGGTCAGGCTCTCGTATTTGTAGCGGGCTGTATTCTTGCAAGGGAGTGACAGGCATTGGGTTGCCTCAAAATGCACCCAGTTCCACATGTTGTGTCTATGACTCCCCAGTTGGCCTTGGTTCAGGTTATGCATTGGACCTTCCCAAGCTCCAGTGTTCATCGTATACATCAATTTATGGGTTCGGGGATGAGGGGGATCCGATGAAGTGGAAATTCGGAATTTCTTTGCAGTATAACAATTCCTACTATACGGATACATGCAAGGACTGTGAAGCGAGTGGAGGTTTGTGCGGTTTTGCTGGTTTGGATCAGTCATTTGCTTGTATTTGTAGAAACGGGGTAAAAACCACCAACAATTGCCTTGGAAGAG GGTATGCTTGGAGCGGGACACGGGGactaaaaattcaaaagaagtCGATGCTTGGAG GATTTTGGCTCTCGTGGATGTTGCTATTCCTTTGGAGCTTATAG
- the LOC133869529 gene encoding probable inactive purple acid phosphatase 1 isoform X2, whose protein sequence is MRRLNSISLAILFVLTTLHEAWSHGDQPLSKISVHKASLALQDHAYVKTSPTILGLKGQSIEWVSLEFSSPNPSIDDWIGVFSPANFSASTCPEENPRVSPPLLCSAPIKYQYANYSSPEYKKTGKGYLRLQLINQRSDFSFALFSGGLSNPKLVAVSNQVAFANPNAPVYPRLAQGKEWNEMTVTWTSGYGINEAEPFVEWGPKGGDRVLSAAGTLTFDHNSMCGAPARTVGWRDPGFIHTSFLKELWPNRVYTYKLGHRLFNGTYIWSEKYQFRASPYPGQNSLQRVVIFGDMGKDEVDGSNEYNNFQRGSLNTTRELIRDLKNIDIVFHIGDICYANGYLSQWDQFTAQVEPIASTVPYMIASGNHERDWPGTGSFYGNMDSGGECGVLAETMFYAPTENRAKFWYSTDYGMFRFCVADTEHDWREGTEQYKFIEHCLASVDRQKQPWLIFLAHRVLGYSSCISYVEEGSFEEPMGRESLQKLWQKYKVDIAVYGHVHSYERTCPIYQNICTNKEKHYYKGTLNGTIHVVAGGGGASLSPFTTLQTQWSFFRDYDYGFIKLTAFDHSNLLFEYKKSRDGKVYDSFRISRDYRDILACTVDSCPSMTLAS, encoded by the exons ATGAGACGACTAAATTCGATCTCCTTGGCAATTCTATTTGTTCTTACGACCCTTCACGAGGCGTGGTCACATGGAGACCAGCCTCTGTCAAAAATTTCTGTTCATAAGGCATCGCTTGCTCTTCAGGATCATGCTTATGTTAAAACTTCTCCTACAATCCTTGGATTGAAG GGGCAAAGTATAGAATGGGTGTCGTTAGAGTTCAGTTCTCCAAACCCATCAATTGATGATTGGATAGGAGTATTTTCACCCGCCAATTTCAG TGCTTCCACCTGCCCCGAAGAAAACCCAAGAGTTTCTCCTCCTCTACTGTGTTCTGCACCTATTAAG TATCAGTATGCAAACTACTCCAGTCCAGAGTACAAAAAAACTGGAAAAGGGTACTTGAGGCTTCAGCTGATTAACCAGAGATCAGACTTCTCTTTTGCACTATTTTCTGGTGGCTTATCAAAT CCTAAGCTGGTGGCAGTATCAAATCAAGTAGCTTTTGCTAATCCAAATGCTCCGGTTTACCCACGCTTGGCACAAGGAAAAGAATGGAATGAA ATGACTGTGACCTGGACAAGTGGATATGGGATCAATGAAGCAGAACCTTTCGTTGAGTGGGGTCCAAAAGGAGGTGACCGTGTGCTTTCTGCTGCTGGGACGCTGACTTTTGATCATAACAGCATGTGTG GTGCACCAGCTAGGACTGTGGGATGGCGTGATCCTGGATTTATACATACCAGTTTTTTGAAGGAGTTGTGGCCCAATCGAGT GTACACTTACAAGCTGGGGCATAGATTATTTAATGGTACATATATTTGGAGTGAAAAATATCAGTTTAGAGCATCTCCTTATCCTGGTCAAAATTCTCTACAACGTGTAGTCATTTTTGGTGACATGGGGAAG GATGAAGTTGATGGTTCCAATGAATATAACAATTTCCAGCGCGGCTCCCTGAACACCACTCGAGAGCTTATTCGAGATTTAAAGAATATTGATATAGTTTTCCACATTGGAGATATATGTTATGCAAATGGATACCTTTCACAGTGGGACCAATTTACAGCACAGGTTGAGCCAATTGCGTCAACCGTGCCTTACATGATTGCAAG TGGTAACCATGAGCGTGACTGGCCAGGGACTGGATCCTTCTATGGGAACATGGACTCTGGGGGAGAATGTGGTGTGTTGGCTGAGACTATGTTTTATGCCCCTACTGAGAACAGGGCTAAATTCTG gTACTCAACTGATTATGGCATGTTCCGCTTCTGTGTAGCTGACACTGAACATGACTGGAGGGAAGGCACAGAGCAATACAAGTTCATTGAGCACTGCTTGGCATCAGTCGACAGGCAAAAGCAACCGTGGCTAATTTTTCTTGCACATCGAGTACTTGGTTATTCATCTTGTATCAGTTATGTAGAGGAAGGATCATTTGAGGAACCAATGGGGAGGGAGAGCCTTCAGAAACTCTGGCAGAAATACAAGGTGGACATTGCTGTGTATGGCCATGTACATAGTTATGAAAGGACATGCCCCATATACCAG AATATTTGCACCAATAAAGAGAAACACTACTATAAGGGCACTTTGAATGGAACAATTCATGTGGTTGCTGGTGGCGGAGGTGCAAGCCTTTCACCATTTACCACCCTCCAAACCCAATGGAGTTTCTTTAGAGATTATGACTACGGGTTCATAAAGCTTACAGCATTTGACCATTCGAACCTGTTGTTTGAGTACAAGAAGAGCAGGGATGGAAAGGTTTACGATTCTTTCAGAATATCCAGGGATTACAGGGACATCCTGGCCTGCACCGTGGATAGTTGCCCTAGCATGACCCTGGCATCTTGA
- the LOC133869497 gene encoding pentatricopeptide repeat-containing protein At1g69290 has protein sequence MWRKALSLLPQRPFSSTPEIPTLYSFLQPSIFALNKTPPPPSPAPQNPSPQALTPDHVATLETTLHQSILTTNTDEAWKSFKTLTGNSAFPSKSLTNSLITHLSSLNDIHNLKRAFASAVYLIEKNPKLLDFETVGKLLDSMRCSNTAAPAFALIKCMFKNRFFMPFGLWGNVLVEISRKNGSFVGFLRVFEESCRIALDEKLDFMKPDLAACNAALLGCCRELESTSDAENVVETMSVLSVRPDESSFGSLAYLYALKGLEEKITELEGLMGGFGFSNKSVFFSNLVRGYVKSGNLESVSATILRSLRVDCKDTNFGEETFCEVVKGFLNNGSVKGLASLITEAQKLEPSTVVVDRSVGYGIVNACVKLGLSDKAHSILEEMDVQGGSVGLGVYVPILKAYCKEHRTAEATQLVMEISNSGLQLDVESYDALIDASMSSQDFQSAFSLFRDMREARVPDLKGSYLTIMTGLMENHRPELMAAFLDEVVEDPRIEMGTHDWNSIIHAFCKAGRLEDARRTFRRMIFLQFEPNDQTYLSLINGYVTAEKYFSVLMLWNEVKRKVPTDGQKGVRFTHNLVDAFLYALVKGGFFDVVMQVVEKSQEMKIFVDKWRYKQAFMETHKKLKVKKLRRRNFRKMEALIAFKNWAGLNA, from the coding sequence ATGTGGAGGAAAGCACTGTCCTTGCTTCCACAGAGACCCTTCTCTTCCACACCTGAAATCCCAACCCTCTACTCCTTCCTCCAACCTTCCATCTTTGCTCTGAACAAAACCCCGCCACCACCATCACCAGCCCCCCAGAACCCGTCCCCACAGGCTTTAACCCCAGACCACGTAGCCACCCTTGAAACCACCCTCCACCAGTCAATCCTCACCACCAACACCGATGAGGCATGGAAGTCCTTCAAGACCCTCACCGGCAACTCTGCCTTCCCAAGTAAGTCCCTTACCAACTCTCTCATCACCCACTTGTCCTCACTCAATGACATTCATAATCTCAAAAGGGCTTTTGCCTCTGCGGTTTATCTTATTGAGAAGAACCCTAAGTTATTGGACTTTGAAACCGTGGGAAAACTGTTGGATTCTATGAGATGTTCCAACACTGCTGCCCCTGCTTTTGCTTTGATCAAGTGTATGTTCAAGAATAGGTTTTTTATGCCCTTTGGATTGTGGGGTAATGTTCTTGTTGAAATCAGCAGGAAAAATGGTAGCTTTGTTGGGTTTTTGCGGGTTTTCGAAGAGAGTTGTAGGATTGCTTTGGATGAGAAGTTGGATTTTATGAAACCTGACCTGGCCGCTTGTAATGCGGCATTGCTGGGTTGTTGTCGTGAGCTTGAATCAACGAGTGATGCAGAGAATGTTGTTGAAACAATGTCGGTTTTGAGTGTTAGGCCGGATGAGTCGAGTTTTGGCTCGCTTGCTTATTTGTATGCACTTAAGGGGCTTGAAGAAAAGATAACTGAGTTGGAAGGTTTGATGGGTGGGTTTGGTTTTTCGAACAAAAGTGTCTTTTTCAGCAATTTGGTTAGAGGGTATGTTAAATCAGGCAATTTAGAATCTGTTTCAGCAACTATTCTGCGTAGTTTGAGGGTAGATTGCAAAGATACAAATTTTGGTGAAGAAACTTTCTGTGAAGTGGTTAAGGGATTTCTTAACAATGGGAGTGTCAAGGGTTTGGCGTCTTTGATCACTGAAGCTCAAAAGTTAGAGCCTTCAACGGTTGTGGTTGATAGATCTGTTGGCTATGGTATTGTTAATGCTTGTGTTAAACTTGGATTATCAGATAAGGCACACAGCATTCTTGAGGAAATGGATGTTCAGGGAGGTTCTGTTGGTCTCGGGGTCTATGTGCCGATCTTGAAGGCTTACTGCAAAGAGCATCGAACAGCTGAAGCTACTCAATTGGTCATGGAAATTAGCAATTCGGGCCTTCAGTTGGATGTAGAAAGCTATGATGCTTTGATAGATGCATCCATGTCAAGCCAAGATTTTCAATCagctttttctttgtttagggACATGAGAGAAGCAAGAGTACCTGACCTTAAGGGGAGTTACTTAACTATAATGACTGGCTTAATGGAGAACCATCGGCCCGAGTTGATGGCAGCCTTCTTGGATGAGGTCGTTGAGGATCCTAGAATTGAAATGGGAACCCATGACTGGAATTCAATTATTCATGCTTTTTGTAAGGCGGGTCGATTAGAAGATGCAAGGAGGACTTTCAGAAGGATGATATTCCTGCAGTTTGAGCCAAATGACCAGACATATTTGTCCCTAATTAACGGGTATGTGACTGCAGAGAAGTATTTCAGTGTTTTGATGCTCTGGAATGAGGTTAAACGAAAAGTTCCAACTGATGGGCAGAAGGGGGTCAGATTTACTCACAACTTGGTTGATGCATTCCTTTATGCTTTGGTTAAGGGAGGCTTCTTCGATGTAGTGATGCAAGTAGTGGAGAAAAGTCAGGAGATGAAGATCTTTGTGGATAAGTGGAGGTACAAGCAAGCATTTATGGAGACCCATAAAAAGcttaaagtgaaaaaattgaGGAGGAGGAACTTTAGAAAAATGGAAGCACTTATTGCTTTTAAGAATTGGGCTGGTCTGAATGCATGA
- the LOC133869529 gene encoding probable inactive purple acid phosphatase 1 isoform X1 translates to MGHWPTGILGGMRRLNSISLAILFVLTTLHEAWSHGDQPLSKISVHKASLALQDHAYVKTSPTILGLKGQSIEWVSLEFSSPNPSIDDWIGVFSPANFSASTCPEENPRVSPPLLCSAPIKYQYANYSSPEYKKTGKGYLRLQLINQRSDFSFALFSGGLSNPKLVAVSNQVAFANPNAPVYPRLAQGKEWNEMTVTWTSGYGINEAEPFVEWGPKGGDRVLSAAGTLTFDHNSMCGAPARTVGWRDPGFIHTSFLKELWPNRVYTYKLGHRLFNGTYIWSEKYQFRASPYPGQNSLQRVVIFGDMGKDEVDGSNEYNNFQRGSLNTTRELIRDLKNIDIVFHIGDICYANGYLSQWDQFTAQVEPIASTVPYMIASGNHERDWPGTGSFYGNMDSGGECGVLAETMFYAPTENRAKFWYSTDYGMFRFCVADTEHDWREGTEQYKFIEHCLASVDRQKQPWLIFLAHRVLGYSSCISYVEEGSFEEPMGRESLQKLWQKYKVDIAVYGHVHSYERTCPIYQNICTNKEKHYYKGTLNGTIHVVAGGGGASLSPFTTLQTQWSFFRDYDYGFIKLTAFDHSNLLFEYKKSRDGKVYDSFRISRDYRDILACTVDSCPSMTLAS, encoded by the exons ATGGGGCACTGGCCTACTGG AATCTTGGGTGGGATGAGACGACTAAATTCGATCTCCTTGGCAATTCTATTTGTTCTTACGACCCTTCACGAGGCGTGGTCACATGGAGACCAGCCTCTGTCAAAAATTTCTGTTCATAAGGCATCGCTTGCTCTTCAGGATCATGCTTATGTTAAAACTTCTCCTACAATCCTTGGATTGAAG GGGCAAAGTATAGAATGGGTGTCGTTAGAGTTCAGTTCTCCAAACCCATCAATTGATGATTGGATAGGAGTATTTTCACCCGCCAATTTCAG TGCTTCCACCTGCCCCGAAGAAAACCCAAGAGTTTCTCCTCCTCTACTGTGTTCTGCACCTATTAAG TATCAGTATGCAAACTACTCCAGTCCAGAGTACAAAAAAACTGGAAAAGGGTACTTGAGGCTTCAGCTGATTAACCAGAGATCAGACTTCTCTTTTGCACTATTTTCTGGTGGCTTATCAAAT CCTAAGCTGGTGGCAGTATCAAATCAAGTAGCTTTTGCTAATCCAAATGCTCCGGTTTACCCACGCTTGGCACAAGGAAAAGAATGGAATGAA ATGACTGTGACCTGGACAAGTGGATATGGGATCAATGAAGCAGAACCTTTCGTTGAGTGGGGTCCAAAAGGAGGTGACCGTGTGCTTTCTGCTGCTGGGACGCTGACTTTTGATCATAACAGCATGTGTG GTGCACCAGCTAGGACTGTGGGATGGCGTGATCCTGGATTTATACATACCAGTTTTTTGAAGGAGTTGTGGCCCAATCGAGT GTACACTTACAAGCTGGGGCATAGATTATTTAATGGTACATATATTTGGAGTGAAAAATATCAGTTTAGAGCATCTCCTTATCCTGGTCAAAATTCTCTACAACGTGTAGTCATTTTTGGTGACATGGGGAAG GATGAAGTTGATGGTTCCAATGAATATAACAATTTCCAGCGCGGCTCCCTGAACACCACTCGAGAGCTTATTCGAGATTTAAAGAATATTGATATAGTTTTCCACATTGGAGATATATGTTATGCAAATGGATACCTTTCACAGTGGGACCAATTTACAGCACAGGTTGAGCCAATTGCGTCAACCGTGCCTTACATGATTGCAAG TGGTAACCATGAGCGTGACTGGCCAGGGACTGGATCCTTCTATGGGAACATGGACTCTGGGGGAGAATGTGGTGTGTTGGCTGAGACTATGTTTTATGCCCCTACTGAGAACAGGGCTAAATTCTG gTACTCAACTGATTATGGCATGTTCCGCTTCTGTGTAGCTGACACTGAACATGACTGGAGGGAAGGCACAGAGCAATACAAGTTCATTGAGCACTGCTTGGCATCAGTCGACAGGCAAAAGCAACCGTGGCTAATTTTTCTTGCACATCGAGTACTTGGTTATTCATCTTGTATCAGTTATGTAGAGGAAGGATCATTTGAGGAACCAATGGGGAGGGAGAGCCTTCAGAAACTCTGGCAGAAATACAAGGTGGACATTGCTGTGTATGGCCATGTACATAGTTATGAAAGGACATGCCCCATATACCAG AATATTTGCACCAATAAAGAGAAACACTACTATAAGGGCACTTTGAATGGAACAATTCATGTGGTTGCTGGTGGCGGAGGTGCAAGCCTTTCACCATTTACCACCCTCCAAACCCAATGGAGTTTCTTTAGAGATTATGACTACGGGTTCATAAAGCTTACAGCATTTGACCATTCGAACCTGTTGTTTGAGTACAAGAAGAGCAGGGATGGAAAGGTTTACGATTCTTTCAGAATATCCAGGGATTACAGGGACATCCTGGCCTGCACCGTGGATAGTTGCCCTAGCATGACCCTGGCATCTTGA